GGAAATGGGGTGTTTCAGGCTGGAGTTGCGGTTTTGCTGATTTATTACCGTTGGAGAGCAGAAAATAACCGCTTGTCCAAAATGCGTCGGCAATGGGGGGCAGGATGGGGCAGGTTGTGAGCATGCAACACAACATTCAAATCAGATTTCGGATTTCAGAGAGCATGCGTGGGGTTTTTCGACGCAGCATGCAGATGCTGATCGTAGCGATGGCAGGGCTTGTTAGCGGACAGGTGCTGTATGCGGATTATGCATTTGAGGCGCGGGTCGTTGGAGAGGGTCAGGCACTGATTCTGATTCCCGGGCTGGGCTGTTCGGGGGAGGTATGGCAGGAAAGCGTATCGACATTGAGTCAGTCCAGGCAGTGCCACATCCTGACCCTTCCGGGCTTTGCCGGGGTTCCCGCTGTCGCACACGAAGGCAACTATGTCGAATTTATCAAAACTGAACTGAAACGATATCTTGAGCAGGAACCGCTCGAGCGTCCGGTGCTGGTGGGACACAGTCTGGGTGGATTCATCGGATTGCTGCTGGCCTGTGAAGCGGACAGCGGGCTTGCCGGCCTGGTGATCGTGGACTCTCTGCCCTTTCTTCCGGCTGCCATGAATCCTGGCGCGACCGAAGCATCGGCAAAAGGCATGGCTTCGGGAATGGTGCAGCAGGCGCAGTCCATGCAACCCGATCAGCATCGACAGATGTTGTCCACCATGATCACCGACCCTGAACACATTGAAGAAGCGCTGAAATGGTCGAGCGAGAGTGACAGGACAACCGTGTCACAGGCGATGATGGAACTGTACACCACGGATCTTCGCGATGACATCGCCGATATCCGTATCCCCGTGCTCGTCATGGGGTCGTGGGTTGCCTACAAGAATTTTGGTGCCACCCGGGAGTCGACCGAGTCGATTTTCCGAGCGCAGTATGCGGCGCTGCCTCAGGTTGAAATCAAAATGACCGACGTGGGTAAACACTTCATCATGTGGGACGATCCCGAGTTCTTTCTCAACGAAACGGTGGCATTTCTTGAGCGCTGAGTATGTCTCTGACAGCGGCGCAACTTTGAAACGCCAGCCCCTTTCAAAATCGATATGAAAGCCATTTCTCAAAAGAAAATTCTCTTCGGCTGGCTTGTTCTCGCGGTACTCCTGCTGATTGCGATGTCGCTTGGCAAATCAATCTCAGCGTTTGGAACGATTGCGTTAGTGTGGTTGGTGCTGACAATCGTATCCATTTGTCGGCCTGGTAACTGCTGCCGGGCACGGGAGGATTGATAGAGGTCATTGCTTGTGAGAAGTGGCATGATGCCACTTCTCCGGGTAGAACTGGAAAGGAGTGCGGTGAATCTGCCAGATCCCTACCGGGCATGCATCAATCGATGCAAACAGATGCGGATTGGGAAAACGGGTCAGCATGCAAGCGAACCCCGCTGTCAGCAACATCGATCCATCGCACGACATCGTGATAGGTCTGCCCTTTGCTTCCGGCAATTTCAGGAGTGGAACTGGGCTGGCTGAGCAACCAGTCCGCATCGATAGAGTTGCCGGGTTTGCCTGGAAAACAGGCGAGGTAGAGCAACTCATGCTCGACCAAATCGTTGAAAAAGTGGGTGCCTAATGAAATTTCGGGCACCAGCCCTGTATGCATCGCAGCTACCTCACACACGGCCAGTGCACGTGCGATTCGTCCGGCGCGAACCGGAATCCCCAGCGAAGGGCTGCTGGTTCCCCATCGTCCGCATCCCACAAGCAGCAGGTTACGTTTTGAATCATGGCGCTGC
This Puniceicoccaceae bacterium DNA region includes the following protein-coding sequences:
- a CDS encoding alpha/beta hydrolase codes for the protein MRGVFRRSMQMLIVAMAGLVSGQVLYADYAFEARVVGEGQALILIPGLGCSGEVWQESVSTLSQSRQCHILTLPGFAGVPAVAHEGNYVEFIKTELKRYLEQEPLERPVLVGHSLGGFIGLLLACEADSGLAGLVIVDSLPFLPAAMNPGATEASAKGMASGMVQQAQSMQPDQHRQMLSTMITDPEHIEEALKWSSESDRTTVSQAMMELYTTDLRDDIADIRIPVLVMGSWVAYKNFGATRESTESIFRAQYAALPQVEIKMTDVGKHFIMWDDPEFFLNETVAFLER